A portion of the Blautia hansenii DSM 20583 genome contains these proteins:
- a CDS encoding toxic anion resistance protein, giving the protein MSDELKDFTVTPTLTFEPLQEQAPVAEVKKEEPAKPEMDDSILSEEERKIVDDFARQIDIRNSAAILQYGAGTQKKMADFSEDALEKVRTKDLGEVGDLLENVVTELKNFDAEEERKGIMGFFKKGANKLEAMKNKYSKAEANVNKIVETLEKHQIQLMKDAAIMDKMYALNLNYFKELSMYILAGKKKLEEIRSTELPQLMAKAQASGLPEDAQAAKDLDSLCERFEKKIHDLELTRMIAVQTAPQIRLVQGNDTLMAEKIQSTIVNTIPLWKSQMVIALGVAHSTEAAKAQREVTDMTNALLQKNAQTLKMATIEAAKESERGIVDIETLQKTNESLISTFDEVMNIQREGREKRRAAEAEMYRLEGELKQKLLQINH; this is encoded by the coding sequence ATGAGTGATGAATTAAAAGATTTTACAGTAACACCTACCCTTACTTTTGAGCCTTTACAGGAACAGGCTCCTGTGGCAGAGGTGAAGAAAGAAGAACCGGCAAAGCCTGAGATGGACGACAGTATTTTATCTGAGGAAGAAAGAAAAATCGTAGATGATTTTGCACGTCAGATTGACATTCGAAATTCAGCGGCAATTTTGCAGTACGGAGCAGGAACACAGAAGAAAATGGCTGATTTTTCAGAGGATGCTCTTGAGAAAGTACGCACAAAAGATTTAGGCGAAGTAGGGGATTTGCTGGAAAACGTGGTGACAGAATTAAAGAATTTCGATGCGGAAGAAGAACGCAAAGGAATTATGGGCTTTTTCAAAAAGGGAGCAAATAAGCTGGAAGCCATGAAAAACAAGTATTCCAAAGCAGAAGCAAATGTAAATAAAATTGTGGAAACTTTGGAAAAACATCAGATACAGCTTATGAAGGATGCGGCAATTATGGATAAAATGTATGCCTTAAACTTAAATTATTTTAAAGAGCTGTCTATGTATATTTTGGCCGGAAAGAAGAAGCTGGAAGAAATCCGTTCAACGGAGCTGCCTCAGCTTATGGCAAAAGCACAGGCAAGCGGTCTTCCGGAAGATGCACAGGCTGCAAAGGACTTGGACTCTCTGTGTGAACGTTTTGAAAAGAAAATCCATGACTTGGAGCTGACACGTATGATTGCCGTACAGACAGCGCCGCAAATCCGTCTGGTACAGGGAAATGACACTTTAATGGCAGAAAAAATTCAGTCTACTATTGTAAACACCATTCCTCTTTGGAAAAGTCAGATGGTAATTGCTCTTGGCGTGGCACATTCCACAGAGGCCGCAAAGGCGCAGAGAGAAGTAACAGATATGACAAATGCTCTTTTACAGAAGAATGCTCAGACTTTAAAAATGGCTACCATAGAAGCTGCAAAAGAGTCTGAAAGAGGAATTGTAGATATTGAAACATTACAGAAAACAAACGAGTCCTTAATCAGCACCTTTGATGAAGTTATGAATATTCAGCGGGAAGGCAGAGAAAAGAGACGTGCAGCAGAGGCAGAAATGTATCGTCTGGAAGGTGAATTGAAACAGAAACTTTTACAGATTAATCATTAA
- a CDS encoding 5-bromo-4-chloroindolyl phosphate hydrolysis family protein has protein sequence MPVNDWNNLGRDVKDIVQHAINSGDFSALNRDLGATLDSALGNVAQSMKRAGNAYSNKYSYKPFGGYRNPSQRERMKEAREEFALFVNTNGAKALGLLFTTLGIALTIMFGVTAGILGILSLFIGSIASKIGTVMMIFLPAMGLSAIMGICGNRLRKKIKRFRSYVKTLNGKPYANVKDLAKSVRKSEKFVRKDLKKMIDKRMFLEGHLDKNGVCFMATDDAYEQYLETERNMEERKAEEARRPKTQLSEDVQKVIEEGNRYIEEIRRSNDAIPGVEISNKMYHLENVIRRIFQRVEKHPELINDLHKFMDYYLPTTMKLLNAYEELDKQDMQGENIKTAKSEIENTLDTINVAFENLLDSFYKETAWDVSSDISVLKTMFAQEGLTEKNNFQGKDN, from the coding sequence ATGCCGGTGAATGATTGGAATAATCTGGGGCGAGATGTGAAGGATATTGTGCAGCATGCAATTAACAGCGGAGATTTCAGCGCATTAAACAGAGATTTAGGTGCGACGCTTGACAGCGCTCTCGGAAATGTTGCGCAGAGTATGAAAAGAGCGGGAAATGCTTACAGCAACAAGTATAGCTATAAACCTTTTGGAGGCTATCGAAACCCTTCACAGAGAGAACGGATGAAGGAAGCCAGAGAAGAATTTGCCTTATTTGTCAATACAAACGGAGCAAAGGCATTGGGACTTCTTTTTACAACATTGGGAATTGCCCTTACTATTATGTTTGGCGTAACAGCGGGAATATTGGGGATTTTATCTCTTTTTATAGGAAGCATTGCTTCTAAAATCGGTACGGTAATGATGATTTTCCTGCCGGCTATGGGACTTAGCGCTATTATGGGTATCTGCGGAAACCGTTTACGAAAGAAAATTAAAAGATTTCGTTCTTATGTAAAAACTTTAAACGGAAAACCTTATGCAAATGTAAAGGATTTGGCAAAAAGCGTCAGAAAATCAGAAAAGTTTGTACGTAAGGATTTAAAGAAAATGATTGACAAACGAATGTTTTTGGAAGGTCATCTGGATAAAAACGGCGTGTGTTTTATGGCGACAGACGATGCTTATGAGCAGTATTTAGAGACAGAACGAAACATGGAGGAAAGAAAAGCGGAAGAAGCAAGAAGACCGAAAACACAGCTTTCTGAGGATGTGCAAAAGGTTATTGAGGAAGGTAATCGTTATATCGAAGAAATCAGAAGAAGCAACGATGCTATTCCGGGAGTGGAGATTTCCAATAAAATGTATCATCTGGAAAATGTAATCCGAAGAATTTTTCAGAGGGTAGAAAAGCATCCGGAGCTTATCAACGATTTACATAAGTTTATGGATTATTATCTTCCTACTACCATGAAGCTTTTGAATGCTTATGAGGAATTGGATAAGCAGGATATGCAGGGAGAAAATATTAAAACAGCAAAATCGGAAATCGAAAATACATTAGATACCATTAACGTTGCTTTTGAAAATCTGCTGGACAGCTTTTATAAAGAAACCGCATGGGATGTATCATCGGATATATCTGTTTTAAAGACCATGTTTGCCCAGGAGGGACTGACAGAGAAAAACAATTTTCAGGGAAAGGATAATTAA
- a CDS encoding branched-chain amino acid aminotransferase — protein sequence MDKKNIDWKNLGFGYMQTDYRYVSNFKEGKWDEGTLTTDANVVINECAGVLQYAQTIFEGLKAYTTKDGKIVTFRPDLNAQRMVDSANRLEMPPFPAERFLDAVAKTVKANSAFVPPYGSGASLYIRPYMFGANPVIGVKPADEYQFRVFTTPVGPYFKGGVKPLTLRVSDFDRAAPCGTGHIKAGLNYAMSMHAIVDAHKEGYDENLYLDAATRTKVEETGGANFIFITKDKKVVTPKSNSILPSITRRSLLQVAKDYLGLEAEEREVYLDELQDFAECGLCGTAAVISPVGKIVDHGKEICFPSGMEAMGEVTKQLYNTLTGIQMGTIEAPKDWIYVIE from the coding sequence ATGGATAAAAAGAATATTGATTGGAAAAATCTTGGATTTGGTTATATGCAGACAGACTACCGTTATGTATCCAATTTCAAAGAGGGGAAATGGGACGAAGGCACTTTGACAACAGATGCCAATGTAGTTATTAATGAATGTGCAGGTGTGCTGCAATATGCACAAACTATCTTTGAAGGATTAAAAGCATATACCACAAAGGATGGAAAGATAGTAACCTTCCGCCCTGACTTAAATGCCCAGCGTATGGTGGACTCAGCAAACCGACTGGAAATGCCGCCATTTCCTGCTGAAAGATTTCTCGATGCAGTGGCTAAAACAGTAAAAGCAAATTCTGCTTTTGTTCCTCCTTATGGTTCCGGTGCTTCTCTGTATATCCGACCATATATGTTTGGAGCAAATCCTGTTATCGGCGTAAAACCAGCAGATGAATATCAGTTCCGTGTATTTACCACACCGGTAGGCCCCTACTTTAAAGGTGGTGTAAAGCCACTCACTTTAAGAGTCAGCGATTTTGACAGAGCTGCTCCTTGTGGAACAGGACACATTAAAGCAGGACTGAACTATGCCATGAGTATGCATGCTATTGTAGATGCACATAAAGAAGGTTATGATGAAAACCTATACTTAGATGCAGCAACAAGAACAAAAGTAGAAGAAACAGGAGGAGCAAACTTTATCTTTATCACAAAGGATAAAAAAGTAGTCACACCGAAATCCAACAGTATTCTTCCTTCTATTACACGCCGTTCCCTTTTACAGGTTGCAAAAGATTATCTGGGACTGGAAGCAGAAGAAAGAGAAGTTTATCTGGATGAGCTTCAGGACTTTGCAGAGTGCGGTCTTTGCGGAACTGCCGCTGTAATCTCTCCAGTAGGCAAAATCGTAGACCACGGAAAAGAAATCTGTTTCCCAAGCGGCATGGAAGCCATGGGCGAAGTGACAAAACAGTTATACAATACCCTTACAGGAATTCAGATGGGAACTATTGAAGCTCCGAAGGACTGGATTTATGTAATAGAATAA
- the yaaA gene encoding peroxide stress protein YaaA: protein MKIIISPAKKMNVDTDCLPIQGLPKFLPEAESLCEKIRGYTYEEQKTLWKCNDKIARLNAERFRDMNLKTGLTPAILSYEGLQYQHIAPQVFTEKELTYIQEHLCILSGFYGVLKPFDGVTPYRLEMGTKLETEGCKDLYEFWGDKLYQEVIKDDGIVINMASKEYSQSISKYILPKERFITVEFGEVHNGKVKQKGTFSKMARGEMVRYMAENQIEDIEKIKEFHVMGLQYAEEFSNENKMVFTV from the coding sequence ATGAAGATTATTATTTCACCGGCAAAGAAAATGAATGTAGATACAGATTGTCTGCCGATACAGGGGCTGCCAAAGTTTTTACCGGAGGCAGAAAGCTTATGTGAGAAAATCAGGGGATATACTTACGAGGAGCAGAAAACATTGTGGAAATGCAATGACAAAATCGCAAGACTAAACGCAGAGCGTTTTCGTGATATGAATTTGAAGACAGGTCTTACACCGGCAATCCTGTCCTACGAGGGCTTGCAGTATCAGCACATAGCGCCACAGGTTTTCACAGAAAAAGAGCTGACCTATATTCAGGAGCATTTGTGTATTTTATCGGGATTTTACGGGGTGTTAAAGCCTTTTGACGGAGTGACACCTTATCGTTTGGAAATGGGAACCAAGCTGGAAACAGAAGGGTGCAAAGATTTATATGAGTTCTGGGGAGATAAGTTGTATCAAGAAGTAATAAAGGACGACGGAATTGTCATTAATATGGCATCTAAAGAATACTCTCAAAGCATTTCCAAATATATTTTGCCAAAGGAGCGCTTCATTACGGTAGAATTTGGAGAAGTTCATAATGGAAAGGTAAAGCAGAAAGGGACTTTTTCAAAGATGGCGAGAGGCGAGATGGTTCGTTATATGGCGGAAAATCAGATAGAAGATATTGAAAAAATAAAAGAGTTTCATGTTATGGGACTGCAGTATGCAGAAGAGTTTTCAAATGAAAATAAAATGGTATTTACTGTATAA
- the bcp gene encoding thioredoxin-dependent thiol peroxidase → MLEIGTKAPDFSLPDQNGEIHSLEEYKGKKVILYFYPRDNTAGCTTQACGFAERYPQFLEKNAVVLGVSKDSVASHKKFEEKYELPFTLLSDTELSCIQAYDVWKEKNNYGKKTMGVVRTTYLIDEQGIIVKAFGKVKAADNPAQMLEEL, encoded by the coding sequence ATGTTAGAAATCGGTACAAAGGCGCCGGATTTTTCATTGCCGGACCAGAACGGAGAAATTCATAGTCTGGAAGAATATAAAGGAAAAAAAGTAATTTTATATTTTTATCCAAGAGACAATACCGCAGGCTGTACAACGCAGGCTTGTGGTTTTGCCGAGCGATATCCTCAGTTCTTAGAAAAAAACGCTGTGGTTTTAGGGGTAAGCAAGGACAGTGTTGCTTCACATAAAAAATTTGAGGAAAAGTATGAGCTTCCTTTTACATTGTTATCTGATACGGAATTATCCTGTATTCAGGCTTATGATGTATGGAAAGAGAAAAATAATTACGGAAAGAAGACTATGGGTGTGGTTCGCACCACCTATTTAATTGACGAGCAGGGAATAATCGTAAAAGCTTTCGGAAAAGTAAAAGCAGCAGATAATCCTGCACAGATGTTAGAGGAATTATAG
- a CDS encoding cyclic-di-AMP receptor, with the protein MKMIFAIVRKEDEGFVIERLNKEKISVTKLSSTGGFLRKGNATLMIGTEDEQVDTVLQIIKEECSRRQEVMMNPAYSAGTKGPVMGYAAPPVTIEVGGATVFIVNVEQFIKL; encoded by the coding sequence ATGAAAATGATTTTTGCGATTGTACGAAAAGAAGATGAGGGATTTGTAATAGAGCGATTAAATAAAGAGAAAATCAGTGTGACAAAGCTTTCCAGTACAGGTGGATTTTTACGTAAAGGAAACGCCACATTGATGATTGGTACAGAGGATGAACAGGTAGATACGGTACTTCAGATTATTAAAGAAGAATGTTCCAGACGTCAGGAGGTCATGATGAACCCTGCTTATTCTGCTGGCACAAAAGGTCCTGTTATGGGATATGCAGCTCCGCCGGTAACCATTGAAGTAGGCGGTGCAACAGTATTTATTGTAAATGTAGAGCAGTTTATTAAATTATAG
- a CDS encoding PPC domain-containing DNA-binding protein → MDKGEGILEKVREVAEKEKIKLADISALGAVSEFTVGVFDTEAKEYHANEFKGSFEIVSLTGTINTMNDEFYCHLHMSAGNEKGQVFGGHLNRAIISATCEMVITLIDGRVDRRFEKEVGLNLFQFQ, encoded by the coding sequence ATGGATAAAGGAGAGGGAATTTTAGAAAAAGTCCGTGAGGTAGCAGAAAAAGAAAAGATTAAATTGGCAGATATTAGTGCATTGGGAGCTGTCAGTGAATTTACAGTGGGCGTGTTTGACACAGAGGCAAAAGAATACCATGCAAATGAATTTAAAGGAAGCTTTGAAATAGTTTCTTTAACAGGAACAATCAATACTATGAATGATGAATTTTACTGCCATCTTCATATGAGTGCAGGAAATGAAAAAGGACAAGTGTTCGGAGGGCATTTAAACAGGGCAATTATCAGTGCAACGTGTGAAATGGTTATTACGTTAATTGACGGAAGAGTAGACAGACGATTTGAGAAAGAAGTAGGATTAAATCTGTTTCAATTTCAGTAA
- a CDS encoding nitroreductase family protein codes for MNLYEAIFLRKSVRNYEMEVISPEILQEIQEFYAQIEGLNPGIRTEISIIDNTKGQNKRMHLLGVKAPYYIAFYSEEKDLAQMNAGYIMEQLALFMCTKGYGTCFLGSVKPKFGNPHKGDLKFMITMAFGKSKGSYTRKPVDAKRMDLKELCVYKEVPRQWMKQLLEAARLAPSSYNSQPWRFVVYDNRIHVFAKKHNLNHLGKYEEMNFGVMFSHLMVVAEELWLDVDLIRLEDITHKNFPNNQYVLSAILRT; via the coding sequence ATGAATTTATACGAAGCTATTTTTTTAAGAAAATCTGTACGAAATTATGAGATGGAAGTAATATCTCCTGAAATATTGCAGGAGATACAGGAGTTTTATGCACAGATTGAAGGATTAAATCCCGGTATCCGTACAGAGATTTCTATTATTGACAATACAAAAGGACAAAATAAAAGAATGCACTTGCTGGGAGTAAAAGCGCCCTATTATATTGCATTTTACTCAGAGGAAAAAGATTTGGCACAGATGAATGCAGGATATATTATGGAGCAGCTTGCTTTGTTTATGTGCACAAAAGGCTATGGAACATGCTTTTTAGGAAGCGTAAAGCCTAAATTTGGAAATCCTCATAAGGGTGATTTGAAATTTATGATTACCATGGCATTTGGAAAAAGCAAGGGCAGCTATACCAGAAAACCGGTGGATGCAAAGCGCATGGATTTAAAAGAGCTTTGCGTATATAAGGAAGTGCCGAGACAGTGGATGAAACAGCTATTGGAGGCAGCACGACTTGCGCCTTCCAGCTATAACAGTCAGCCGTGGCGGTTTGTGGTGTATGACAATCGTATTCATGTGTTTGCTAAGAAGCATAATTTAAATCATCTGGGAAAATACGAGGAGATGAATTTCGGTGTGATGTTTTCTCATTTAATGGTAGTAGCAGAGGAGCTTTGGCTGGATGTGGATTTAATTCGGTTAGAAGATATTACCCACAAGAACTTCCCAAATAACCAGTATGTGCTCAGTGCAATTTTGCGTACTTGA
- a CDS encoding GntR family transcriptional regulator produces the protein MSWNLNPEYPIYTQIMEHITYDIISGAYTPGSKLPSVRELAQTAGVNPNTMQKALSELEHTGLLYSQRTSGRFVTEDLAMIEQVKTQIASQQVKEFLLKMEHLGYSKQTIIQLIEKI, from the coding sequence ATGTCTTGGAACTTAAATCCTGAGTATCCTATTTACACTCAGATTATGGAGCACATTACTTATGATATTATATCAGGAGCTTATACTCCCGGTTCAAAACTCCCCTCTGTTCGAGAATTGGCGCAGACTGCCGGTGTAAATCCAAATACCATGCAGAAAGCCCTTTCTGAACTGGAGCACACAGGACTTTTATACAGTCAAAGAACCAGCGGTCGATTTGTTACGGAGGATTTAGCTATGATTGAACAAGTAAAAACACAAATTGCATCCCAGCAAGTAAAAGAGTTCCTTCTGAAAATGGAACATCTGGGATATAGCAAACAAACCATTATCCAGCTTATTGAAAAAATTTAG
- a CDS encoding ABC transporter ATP-binding protein — translation MNPILECRNLTKCYDNKIALNKINLSLERGKIIGLLGPNGSGKTTLIKLLNGLLVPTEGSIFVDGHAPGTETKKIVSYLPERTYLSMHMRVSEIINYFSDFYSDFDRSRAYDMLKHLNINPTDRLRTMSKGTKEKIQLILVMSRRASLYCLDEPIAGVDPAARDYILSTILNNYDENATILISTHLISDVENILDDVVFIQNGQIRLCDSVDNIRFNQGKSVDTLFREVFKC, via the coding sequence ATGAACCCTATTTTAGAATGTCGCAATCTTACAAAATGCTACGACAATAAAATTGCCCTGAACAAAATAAATCTTTCCTTGGAACGCGGAAAAATCATCGGACTTTTAGGGCCAAACGGAAGCGGGAAAACCACGCTGATTAAACTGTTAAACGGACTTCTTGTTCCCACAGAAGGCTCTATTTTCGTAGACGGACATGCTCCCGGAACAGAAACGAAAAAAATTGTTTCCTATCTCCCTGAGCGAACTTATCTCTCTATGCACATGCGGGTTTCCGAAATTATTAACTATTTTTCTGATTTTTACAGCGATTTTGACAGAAGCCGTGCTTACGATATGTTAAAGCATCTGAATATCAATCCCACAGACCGTTTACGCACCATGTCAAAAGGAACAAAAGAAAAAATCCAGCTCATCCTTGTTATGAGCCGCAGGGCAAGTCTGTATTGTCTGGATGAACCCATTGCCGGTGTAGACCCTGCTGCCAGAGATTATATTCTCTCTACTATACTGAATAATTATGATGAAAATGCAACTATTCTTATTTCTACACATTTGATTTCAGATGTGGAAAATATTTTAGATGACGTGGTATTTATACAAAACGGTCAGATACGCCTGTGTGACAGCGTGGATAATATCCGTTTTAATCAGGGAAAATCCGTGGACACTTTATTTCGGGAGGTATTCAAATGTTAA
- a CDS encoding N-acetylmuramoyl-L-alanine amidase family protein: protein MMLRKRDEEVLDFESRRQQRRKKRIRQRRRRIFLFLCSVLTVLLLFFLVNKVKNKVEEHRLLKARNESFVGAPPFDVDLIEPNEYSRPGTLLEKIKGIVVHYTANPGSTAKNNRDYFDGLKESHETKVSSHFVVGIDGEIVQCVPSTEIAYASNSRNDDTLSIECCHVDETGEFTDATYLSLVRLTGWLCYRFNLTEDDVIRHYDVTGKICPKYYVENPKQWEKFKQDVKAQIKEVEKEVKESEK from the coding sequence ATGATGTTACGAAAAAGAGATGAGGAAGTTTTAGATTTTGAAAGCAGAAGGCAGCAGCGCAGGAAGAAAAGGATAAGACAGCGCAGGCGCAGAATTTTTCTGTTTTTGTGTTCTGTTCTTACCGTTCTGCTGCTCTTTTTTCTTGTAAATAAAGTGAAAAATAAAGTAGAAGAACACAGACTTTTAAAAGCCAGAAACGAGTCGTTTGTAGGAGCGCCGCCTTTTGACGTGGACTTAATAGAGCCAAACGAATATTCCAGACCGGGGACACTGCTGGAAAAGATAAAGGGAATTGTTGTACATTATACGGCAAATCCGGGAAGTACGGCGAAGAATAACAGAGATTATTTTGACGGATTAAAGGAGAGCCATGAAACAAAAGTCAGCAGCCACTTTGTCGTGGGCATTGACGGGGAGATTGTTCAGTGCGTTCCAAGTACAGAGATAGCTTATGCTTCAAATTCCAGAAATGACGATACCCTGTCTATTGAGTGCTGTCATGTAGATGAAACAGGGGAGTTTACCGATGCTACGTATCTGTCCCTTGTTCGTTTGACAGGCTGGCTTTGTTATCGGTTTAATCTTACAGAAGATGATGTAATCCGCCACTATGATGTGACAGGTAAGATATGTCCGAAATACTATGTGGAAAATCCAAAGCAATGGGAAAAATTTAAACAAGATGTAAAGGCACAAATAAAAGAAGTAGAAAAAGAAGTAAAAGAAAGCGAAAAATAG
- a CDS encoding glycoside hydrolase family 2 protein, translating into MRQVININEKWAFTKDTDEIPKEMPKRWCWVHLPHTWNNIDGQDGNNDYYRGTGYYAKMIKRAELPKADKYFLEIRGANSSADIYVDGRKLAHHDGGYSTWRVDITKELKEESLLVITVDNSQNDSVYPQMADFTFYGGLYRDVNIIGVSAAHFDLEYCGGEGLQVTPVLQGNDAEITIETWITEKKEGQNLVYKIRDRQGKIVAEKSCSAADRKIQMKINNVHRWNGRKDPYLYYAEVELTENGKILDNVYTRFGCRSFEIHPEKGFLLNGESYPLRGVSRHQDRRGIGNALLPKHHREDMDLICELGATTIRLAHYQHDQYFYDLCDESGMVVWAEIPYISAHLPNARENTVSQMKELIIQNYHHPSIVVWGLSNEITMQAADEEDLLENHKILNDLCHEMDSTRLTTMAVVSMCDIHHPYIQIPDVVSYNHYFGWYGGDVSMNGPWLDNFHKEFPQIPIGVSEYGCEALNWHTSEPQQGDYTEEYQAYYHEELIRQLFTRPYLWATHVWNMFDFGADARNEGGENGQNHKGLVTFDRKYKKDAFYAYKAWLSHEPFVHICGKRYVNRVEEKTKITVYSNFPEVTLYLNGQEYEKQVSDEHFFYFTVPNKGETVITAKAGACKDRSFIRKTEKFHEAYRLKEKGAVLNWFDIEEIPGYYSLNDKVSEIIKAPQGKALFEGILGKFLNKKTEPQGMMQMLGSFTVLRMLNTMGAIGEKMTKEQLLELNSRLNQIEKEN; encoded by the coding sequence ATGAGACAGGTAATCAATATCAATGAAAAATGGGCGTTTACAAAAGATACAGATGAAATTCCGAAAGAAATGCCAAAAAGGTGGTGCTGGGTACATTTGCCCCATACGTGGAATAATATAGACGGACAGGACGGGAACAACGACTATTATCGTGGGACGGGATATTATGCCAAGATGATTAAGAGAGCAGAACTTCCAAAGGCAGATAAATATTTTCTGGAAATTCGGGGAGCAAATTCTTCTGCCGATATATATGTGGACGGAAGAAAACTGGCGCATCATGACGGAGGATATTCTACATGGCGTGTAGATATCACCAAGGAGCTAAAGGAAGAGAGTCTTTTGGTAATTACCGTGGATAACAGCCAAAATGACAGCGTTTATCCTCAAATGGCTGATTTTACCTTTTACGGCGGTCTGTACCGTGATGTGAATATTATAGGAGTTTCAGCTGCTCATTTTGATTTGGAATACTGCGGGGGAGAGGGACTTCAGGTAACGCCTGTCCTTCAAGGGAATGATGCAGAGATTACCATAGAGACATGGATTACAGAAAAAAAGGAGGGACAAAACCTTGTTTATAAAATTCGTGACAGGCAGGGGAAGATTGTTGCAGAAAAGAGCTGCTCCGCAGCAGACAGAAAAATTCAGATGAAAATAAATAATGTTCATCGTTGGAACGGACGAAAAGACCCGTATCTTTATTATGCAGAGGTTGAGCTGACAGAGAACGGTAAGATTTTGGACAATGTGTATACCAGATTTGGCTGCCGCAGTTTTGAAATTCATCCTGAAAAGGGCTTTTTGCTAAACGGAGAAAGCTATCCCCTAAGGGGCGTATCAAGGCATCAGGACAGAAGGGGGATTGGAAATGCACTTTTGCCAAAGCATCATAGAGAAGACATGGATTTAATCTGTGAGCTGGGAGCAACAACCATACGACTGGCGCATTACCAGCACGACCAATATTTCTATGATTTATGTGATGAAAGTGGTATGGTAGTGTGGGCAGAAATTCCCTATATATCTGCTCATTTACCAAATGCGAGGGAAAATACCGTTTCCCAGATGAAAGAACTGATAATACAGAATTATCATCATCCTTCTATTGTGGTATGGGGACTTTCCAACGAAATTACCATGCAGGCTGCAGATGAGGAAGATTTACTGGAAAATCATAAAATTTTAAATGATTTGTGCCATGAAATGGACAGTACAAGACTGACAACAATGGCGGTAGTATCTATGTGTGACATTCATCATCCTTATATTCAAATTCCGGATGTAGTTTCTTATAACCACTATTTCGGCTGGTACGGAGGAGACGTATCCATGAACGGCCCTTGGCTGGATAACTTCCATAAGGAATTTCCTCAAATCCCCATTGGTGTCAGTGAGTATGGCTGCGAGGCATTAAACTGGCATACTTCAGAACCGCAGCAGGGAGATTATACGGAAGAATATCAGGCATATTATCACGAAGAATTGATTAGACAGCTTTTTACAAGACCTTATTTATGGGCAACTCATGTGTGGAATATGTTTGATTTCGGAGCAGATGCCAGAAATGAGGGAGGAGAAAACGGGCAAAATCATAAAGGGCTTGTTACTTTTGACAGAAAATATAAAAAAGATGCTTTTTATGCGTATAAGGCGTGGCTTTCTCACGAGCCCTTTGTGCATATTTGTGGAAAGCGCTATGTAAACAGAGTGGAAGAGAAGACTAAGATAACCGTATACTCAAACTTTCCGGAGGTAACTCTGTACCTAAACGGCCAGGAATATGAAAAGCAGGTCAGTGATGAGCATTTCTTTTATTTTACTGTTCCGAATAAGGGAGAAACGGTTATTACTGCAAAAGCAGGAGCATGTAAAGACCGGAGTTTTATTCGCAAGACAGAGAAGTTTCATGAGGCATATCGCTTAAAAGAAAAAGGCGCTGTATTGAACTGGTTTGACATTGAAGAAATTCCGGGATATTATTCGCTGAACGATAAGGTGTCTGAAATTATAAAAGCCCCGCAAGGCAAAGCGTTGTTTGAGGGGATTTTAGGAAAGTTTTTGAATAAGAAAACAGAACCGCAGGGAATGATGCAAATGCTGGGTAGTTTTACTGTGCTTAGAATGCTAAATACCATGGGAGCCATTGGCGAGAAAATGACAAAGGAACAGCTTTTAGAGCTGAATAGCCGATTAAATCAAATTGAGAAGGAAAATTAA